Genomic segment of Chelonia mydas isolate rCheMyd1 chromosome 11, rCheMyd1.pri.v2, whole genome shotgun sequence:
CTGTTAGCCTACGCAGCTACCAGTTACACTACCCTACTAGCTTACTGCCCGATATCAGCTTGTCTTTATGTCAAGGATCTGTGCACTCTATGGCAAGTGAGACTTTAATTCCAAGCCGGTGGCTTTCCCAGCTGGGTTTGGCACCTGAGGAAAAGTGGGAGGCCAGTTGCGATTGTGGGATAAGCACATGAGTTGGATGTTTCTGCTGAAACGATCCATAGGGAAAGTTAACCACTGGACATCTGGGGTGTCAGATTTATCCCTGTgggttcacacctctcagagctattatttCGGGCACTTGGTAGATGCAGGAGGAGAAGTTTAGACAACGCTGCCTCCGTTTACAGATTTAAGCTGTTGTTCACAACGGCAACAGCtagttttgatttgttttatgaATGAAAATATAGATCCCGGAGCACAGTTATGTGGCAAACAGTGGATTTGGTCATGGGCTCCACTCACCGCCGATGGCACCTTGTcctggccatcctggggattagctctgccaggtgcTGCCCTCCTCTGGCAGTGTCCTTATCCGTCACCCTTTCTCACCCCGCGGGCCCCTCTCGCTCCgggaactgcagcctcctcttcataactcagccctctggctaggtgGCTATGTGGCTCCCCCTTCCATGGGGTTATGTAACCAAGTCTTTCCAGAAGAAATCTGGCAGTCTACTGTCCTCTGCCTGGTTGGTTCcacatccccagtggctggtgggggatTACGGACCCTccctctactctggattccagcTCAGTGGCAAGATCTGCACTCCTATTTTCTGCTGCTTTCCCCCAGAGCCTTCTCCTACCTTCCTGGCTTTCCCCCTCTTTGGGTTTGCCAGGCTcctaactccctcctcccagggtgTAACTGTGGGTTACCATCTGTAGTCCCAACATACCTTCttcctcccagggagtgactgcagcgtACTTCCCTGGAGCCTgcttctgctctcagctcctgggctttatacaggcccttCCTGTTCCTGACCAGCTGAGCCTCATTTAATcaatccctgttccctgactcctccaccaggtgcagcctggggagttaacTGACCTATCTGGCCACTGTAACCCTTTCAAGCCTTGTGTGGGGTAGACACCGCATCACAGGCTACAAATTCCTTGACTGAGAAATTGTGGAATATGTGGGGCCCTGCCTATGCTGACTTGCGACAAGCCCTACACATCCTTTACCAATCCCAAGCTCAGCAAAAGcctcctccactccctccttAGCTGTACAAAGAGCTATGGGAAATGGGGGTCACAGGATAACAATTACACTttctttccaaaacattttttacacCTTTAAAAAATACGATCGTTAAaaagtctggaaatgaacagcaaAGGGATTGATCCAGCTCCCCGGTACTAAAAACGACTTCATCCCTCAGTGTTATCCTACCTGAGCTACCTTGCCCCCAAAACGTCCATCTAACATTGACAAAAATATATGCACAAAAACATTATCAATAAGAGATTAGAAAATCCTATATCCCATTCAAGGGATTCACTTCCAATATTCGTAAACTAAGATACACTACAAATGCTGGCCAATCTTTCCAAAGGTGACTATTGATTGCGGACATTTTACGATAAAGACACCTAAAGGAGCCTTGTGTACTCTGTACCCAGTCAATGAAAACCAGCCCTCTTAAGGTGTTTCAAATTGGTTATGCAAAAACAGAAGCACCCAAAATCAACTTTCAAACTCTTGAGCCTGAATACAAAAAACTTACCTACATTAGTCcttatataataaaatacaaacgttcaaggcacacacacacacacctacataaACCTTCAATACCACGTaataagcccattatttcttacACCAAACAGATCCATCAGGCCGAGTTTACTCATGAAAGTATCATTCTGCTTCACCAGCACATCACTTGATAAGCGCTCACAGACTGACATAACTCAATGTACGCTGGCACTGTATGCCTTACTGTGCATTTAATTAGCAATATGTAAAATCAACAGTATGCAGTTAACAGCAGATTTCCAGTACAGATCAAAACTCCAAGGGGGTAAAGTTAAGGTTGGGTGGAGGGCAGGATGTGAGTGAAGGATGATTCTATGGCAGCAGGGGATTGTCTGCATCACTTAACAGTTTATTTCCAGACTTTTAAAACCTCATTATTTTTAACGTGTAGTTTTATTGAAAGAGTGTAatttgggagggaaggggggagggcagagtaGTAGGTGGACTCCGCTGAAACATACTTTTATTCAGGGACCTTTTTTGTTTGGGAATGTGTCTTTAAATTCATATTATGAGTCTGAGTACATTAAAGGGGGAGATAAGGTCCTTCCCTGGTCCAGCCACTCCTATTTTCCCCTTAACCATCCCTCCCGATCCACTTGTTAGTCACGTTCCCCCCACTCCTAATATCTAAGGGAAGTTCTCCTACATTGCCAAAATCTTCCAATACATGCTTCTGCCTCACGACGTCCCAACAATCTCCAGTGACAACCTCAAGGAAAGCACCCCAGTTGTGCAGTTCGGAAAGCTAATAACCACAGATGCAGGGTGTAGTTAAATGCAACTGAACACACAGCTAAATCTCTCATCCAGCCTCTCCTCAGATCTCACTCACTGCACAGCCTCTTTGCTGGCCTTGAGAAATGCCATGGCGCTCCACTCATGTCTAGTCAGAATGCCGCTGCAAAGATTTTCCTAGCTCATTGCTTTGACTGTGCTGCtgctctctttgcatccctccactgactCCCCTTTCTCCATCGCAACAAAGAAACTTTCAAGGCCCTTCCGAGCCTATCACCCCTCATTCACGACTGAGCTCTCGACTCCTCCCTCCGATCGATGCCAGCCTTCATTAATCAcgtattacatttttaaacaagcaccttcgtgctttctcccaggctgcccctcgtgcttgggaggagctccttgTAAACGtctgcaaagccacctcattcTCCTCCTTTAAATCTCTCTGTTCCCAAGATGCCTACAGAACACTTGACACCAGTTTGGCTGTTGGTGTGCTGAGAGCACGGCCTATCACGCTGACCAGTATGGTCTTGCTGTTTCTttgtgctcccctgtctgtctgttttcacctgttgtttcttgtcttatcctgagggcctggtctacactaaaaaattaggtCGACCCAGCTAAGTTGCTATGGGGTGTGAAATATCCACCCCCATGtgtgacatagttaagctgactcaacctccagtgtagacagtgttaggctgatggaagaattcttccattcatctagctactgcctcttgaggaggtggattaactacagcgaaGGGAGAACCCATAGTGAGTGCCTGTGATGAAGAGTTattggtttaagtgtagacatagctttaggcttggtctacagtaCTACCAACTCGTGTCGGTGCAACTATGCCGCTCAGGGGAGTGGActttccacacctctgagtgatgtagctatactgacctcacccccagtgtagatgatGCTATATCAATtgaagggcttctcccattgtcatagctactgcttcttggGGTGATGGGGTACTTATGCCTAAGGGAGGAGCTCTCCTATCAGCATAGCTTGCATCTTCACGAAGGGCTACAACAGCACAGCTATGCCACTGCAGTGCTGTCAGTCTAGAGAAGCCCTTACAGTATAAGATCTTTGAGGCAGGGCctggtttttttgttctgtgtttgtatagcgccTAGCACAGAGGGGTCTTGGTTCATGGCTAGGGCTCTTAGCCACTtctgcaaaacaaataataaatgaggATGATATCTAGCTGCAAGGTAGAATGTATGTTCTGTTGTGCACCTTTGAGCTACTGTCTTTAGCGTTAAGAGATGATTCATTCTCCATGTTAGTTTAGCCATGGATACCTCAGAGTCCCAGTAGAGAGTGGCAAATGCCATTCATCGAATAGAATTATGGAGTCAACGTCCGTGGTGGCTCCAAAGGGTGGGGTGAATAAAAAAGATGAGGTCTAAAGAAGGAGTTACCAACAACCTCAGGGTAAAAGATATCCACTGAATCTTACCTATCTATACCTGTGCAAGCCATTGGCAGGGGCATACACAAGTGGGGGCAATCAGGGGCATGGACCCCCCCTCCCGCAATAATAGGCTGGGGATGAAGAACTTctccagcccctgggctgtggcGGAGAGAATGAACTCTGTCTCAGCCCCACAAAAGAGGAGCTCTCTcgctctccctgctgcagcccaggcGCAGGGCCCCGGGGCTGGAGAAGTTtgctcactccccacccccagaggagttctgtgtccctcaccagtgcccccccccccgagtggtAAAATTTAACTTCCTGTGCACGCCCCTGCCCATTGGTCAATATTCCCTTGCGATACACAAGAAGTGTAGTCAGTGCCCAGTGacaaatattcagaaaaaaagaTTCTAGTTAGTTGTATCACCTACATTGCGAGACGCAGGCATTGCCTTATTAAGAACTCCAGTTCAGTTCATTTTAAACTGGTAAACAGCGCACCTCTGGGATCCATTTTGTTATTTTCACATTAAAGGTGGACAGAAAGTCTAGAGTTCTGAAACATCCGGTATTAAGTGACTGTGTGATGCGAATTGTGGTTTCCCATGGGACCCAGATCAGTCCACCAAACTTGGCCATATATAGGGCTTTGCAATCAGATTTTAGTCCTTTAATGGTAATGAATCAATTATTTTTCCAGCCACCATGCTACTTCCTTTCTTCTTTACTTagcttttttttagaaaaaaaaattttcttcAGCCTTTTTGTATAGAggtctgaattattttttaaaataacagtgcATTTCAAAACCTCAATAGCTTTGTGGTGAACTAATGTGATAAAAATGTGAATACTTAGAGATGATCTCACAGCCTGAGCTTAACAAGATATCCTGAAACCAGATGCTATGCAAATGTTAAACTTTTCTTCTCCCCATTACATCTGTAGTTATTCACCAACCCAATGGTTTTTTTAGTTCCTgtcaatgcagaagaaaaacagcATTAGGGTAAAgtaagatgtttttaaaagtgtgaaaTTAATTGTggaataataacaacaatagtTTGTAATGGGAATTTTGACTGAATGGAAGCTGATAATTTGTCCTCGctaattattaaacaaaagaaaagccaGTAAAGTTACTTCAAGTGTCAGATATCAACCCAAAATGACACAGATCTTTtcaattaattgagaaacttagcTATCTACCTCATCCGAATACGCCTAGTTATAGTAGTGTTGCACATTGTTCAGTCTGAGTTGTGCATCCCTCTCTGTGCTTGGTCTACAGAGAGAGTAAGCCTGCAAAAGCTCATAGTTTgattctttagctcaagctgttaAGGCATTTAGCTCGGGAAGTCACCCAGTGAAGACCATGATGATGGTACTTAGAGTAGCACATGTGGAGTAGAAAGGCTCACCTGTTATTTGGAGAGTTATGTGGCCcctggggaaaaaggaaaaaatactgtTATGTATATGCTGGGCTCCATAACAAATAAAACCTAGCCAcccaccccaaagagtttacattttcattttagaCATGACAGCCTCTGGGAATACCACCAGTGAAGGAATTCTGAACCTCAAAGTCATCACAAGCAAAGTTAGCACCTGGACCCCTCTCTGAGTAGCACAGCATCGGCAGTGGCAGAGGCGTccagggacagggaagggagatTTCTGAGGTGAGAGGGCTGGAGTGCATTGTGCACTGAGGCCTGTAGGAAACGGAGTTTAATTTAGAACAGGCCTGCGGCTGCTCTAAGTGAAACCAGAGGTCAGGCAGATTCCTCCTTGCGTCAGAATGCAATGTGGAAACAGAGAGGGACTTAACGCCACCTACCTTCACTATCtcttccacccccagccccattcctGTGCAGGAACGGACCAACTGAGAATCAGGGCCAGTAGGTGAGAGAACATATGAATAGGAACATGGGAGAAGGAAGAATATGGGCTACAGTAATACGATCATGAGGCTATTCTGCCAAGCTGTACGGTCCCATTAAATGTACAGAAGcagtttctttgttttatttcctctccGCCCATTtattggctgtgtgtgtgtgggtggaactgaggtgaggagggagaggagagattgCAGAGGGCAAGTGTGAGGGAGTTCAGAGGGAGGGATGGGTCAGGGAGACAGCAGGGGGCATGGGGAGAGCAGAAGTTGGAgggtggggatgggcagggagatgggaaggagtggtggggtggggacaggcacgggagaggggagaggaaggacaaAGACCAGGTGATGGTGCCGGTGGTATGGTGaagtgaggagaaaacaaaagggTAGCCATAAAAACACGTGGCAGTAAAGAGATAATATTGGAGGAATCTGTGGTGCTAGGTACATGGGGTTGATGGCTTAGCACAGCCTGGATCAGGGGACTTGGTGTAACCCACAGGGAGTTTCTGTGGTACAATGGGGGTGGATGGACCATCCCTAGACCCTTAAGGTAAGTCTATACTCTAATAAAACACCTACCGCTGGCCTGTGTTTAGctgcctggggcttgggctgtggggctataaaactgcagtgtagacgtttgggcttgggttggagcccaaGTTCTGCGACTGCACCACAAGGAAGGCTccaagagcccaggctccagcctgagcctagatgttttatagccctgcaggccgagccctgtgagcccgagtcagctgatgCAGGCCAGCTGTAGATGTGTTATTACAGTGTAGACCCACAGGGTCTTGGTCTGTAGGAGGCTCATCAGCTCAAAGCAACTGGCCCATCAGTCTTGCACCAGAATCCTCTCACTCAGGATTGAAGGTAATGTTGGGCCCTTCTTTTCCAGGCTGGCAAAAGCAGGCCGCATGGTGGGGTATGCACTCTCCACCCCTGGAGAGGACAGTTTTGTGCTACTCTCAATCAGCTCCTGCCAATGAAAAGAGGAGCAGCATCGGTTGTCTTCACAGGGAGCCACATTCAGCCTTACTTAGGTGGAACCACAGTCATTCCAGCATAAGGCTGCGGAGCGGAGAACACAGAAAAGTGTCTTCTTCTTCCAAAAAGGCACCCTCAGAAAAGAAACAGTACGGAAGCATAGCTGGTATCATTAAGCAGAATATTTCCCAGAGCAACGGTAGGACCATGGCATCTCCTATCCTTACTGTAGCAAGATACCAAGTGACAACAGGTGTCTGTGCAATGAGCATTGAGTTTTGTAATGCATTCCCCCCAAAAGCTTATCAGTTAATTGCATACTCCATATGCAGTGCCCATCAGCCACCAGCAGATTAAACTATGGTTGATGAGGGCTAAAAGGCATCATTCACTTAACTACATGTAAAATCCAAGGTACAGATGCTGTTCTCAACTCTATCTTTACTCTGGATAAGTCAGGGTCAAGAATAGGCCAGTAATTCACCTCTAAAAGCTCATTTATACCATGGTAATTGATAGTATGACAGAATTTATTTATGAATTGATTTTAATTTGTCCAACCAACAGTATGATATAGGCCCAACCAGTTATTTTCACACAACTTTGAGTTACTATACACTATTTTTATTTACTGCGTGCTCATGGGTAAGAGCAAATTATGGCTCTCTTCATGCTATCATTATTGCTATATGGGCATCCCACCTAAATTATGCAGTAGTAAATGCTCTTGTGTAACTATGCCACTATATATATCATTAATATATATATCATtagtagtatatatatatatatatatcaatcatTAGTCTATCATCTTAATAAAAAATTACAGtatttttcattagttttttcTAGTTCATAGACCAATTCATGGGTGTTCTGAATCTGTGGTGGTCCATTTATATACCTTTAGGCACATTATATAAGAGCTTAATAggttgaagaaaaaaagaaaaagtaatggCCTATTATGTAGACACATATTTATAGTACTTTAAAACCTCTTTAGCCAATGATCCACAGTGACTTTTCTGTGGACCTGACAGACTCTCACATAAAAACACAAGATAATTTTCAAAGCTTACATAACCTTAAAACAGGTAGACACTTTGAAAAGGTATGTTCTTAAAAGGTATTTTTCCTTAAAAGGAAATACCTGGTGATTTCAGGAACTTTGAATACTTCAACTCTGCATTGCCAAAGGAGGGGCTGAACTATTCTTtcattctctttcctcccccaatTCTTAAAGTATAACGCATGACAGATTTCGGATTGAATACATTTTCCACTTGCTGAATCGTTGTTTTGTTCATAGCTGTTTGAGGTTAACTCTGCACGTATTAATCAAACCCACTACTTCCCTTCttgtaaaaccaaaacaaagtctCATGCACTTTCgggtatagtgtgtgtgtgtgtatttgggatcagaggtatatatacatacactgaATCTGTGTGGGTTCAAACATTTCGAGGTTCAGTATCCTGAAAGGTCTTGCCCTTTTCCCTGCAGTTCTGATTATAAATCTGATTTAATTCCATCTGGACTTGGCGTTAGAGGGCAACAGGCAACTTCAAACTTTCTAACGGCTGTCTCTTCGCTGGAATGCTCACGCTATTGACCACCATTGGCTTTCTCAGCACAGCCACTGGCATCACCAAAGGTGGGTAGATCAAGGAGACCGAAGGTGTCTGGGGGTGTTGACATTTTCTCAGTTTCACCCCTTTGCAGGACAGTGATTCAGTATAGCAAGGAGAGGACATATTTGAGGCGGGGTCTCTGAAGAGCACAGGCTGGGAAAGTCAAGGGATTCTCGGTGGACAAGTCCAATACAATGCACTGCAACTTTACTGGGAAAACAGGCAAAGATTCCAGAGCAGTAGAGTTATTAGAGGTGCTAGGAAAGACTCCTGTATCGATCAGGAATATATAaagagtttgtttgtttaaatcagaTCCTCTGCATTAAATTGTTACTGTAGAGATAGGAGTTGAGTGGACAAAGAGCTTCTGGTTTCCCCTTCTCTAGCACTGGCAGCCACAGAGAAAATAAACCCTCCCTTGGCAGGGAATAATCCAAACTTGAATCCAGCTCATGGTAACAAGTCAGtccctgcagttcttactcacgcaaaatccattgacttccataTAGAAAGTGAAAACTACAGAGCTATGAAGAGCAGTGGTACATTGCAACCTGTAAAGCTAGAGATGTGTGTAGCAGATGTTTTTTAACTTGTgaattttatttcaaatgttttgcTGTGTTTTATCAGAATTTGTTCAATGTAACTCCAGCGGCAAGTAGAGTTGGTTAAAAGGtttcaaagaaaagaaatgtgagcaactcttcctcccctgccccagattaaaaaaaaaaaaaaaaacagaatttttttgcaaaatagtATTCAGACCAGCTCTATTGTTAACCCTAATGATCAAGTGTATTCCTGGTCAAAATTTATCAACCTAGGAGTTTATTTCTACTTTTTAGACAATTTGGTTTAAATTTCCACAAtccccaatcatagaatcatagaatattagggttggaagagacctccggaggtcatctagtccaaccccctgcgcaaagcaggaccaatccccaacataTAATGCACAAAGTTTTAGTATTTGAAGTCCCTTTCATGCCTTCTGATAtattaaaaatgctttatttaaagAAGGAAGTCTGCAGTATACACAGTCCATTATGTGGGTCCATATCATATGCTATTTAAAGAATGAGAAACAGCGGAGATCTCCAAATCAGCTATCACAATGGGCATTCAGAAACTGCAGAATTCCTTCTTAAGGATTTTTAGTACATTAATGCAGGTGTTGAAAAAAAAGTCTACATACTGGGAGTGAAAGGAAATCTCATATCTCTTCCAAAAGGATCCGGCACAGTTTGGGTCCAGGGATGAAGGATCTTCAGGGTGGAAtctctttctttgcttttatagGTTTTAAGTAAGAGCTTACATATTATCGAAGCGCATTTCTTTAATGTGTTAATTGATCATCATGCTCTGCCTTTGATCACAGCTATCGAAGTGACCCAGCCAGCAGTGGTGTTGGCCAACAGGCAAGGAGTTGCCAATTTGGTGTGTGAATATAAGCACACTGGGAATGCAGAGGAAATCCGAGTGACCCTGCTAAAACAGACAGGCAAGGAGTACACCGAGATCTGTGCTTCAACCTACACAACTGAGTACGAGATGTTCATTGTGGAAAAGATCATTCAGTGTCATGTCATCCCCAGCCAAAACAATGTGACCCTCACTCTCATGGGGCTGCATGCTACTGATGCTGGTCTATACATCTGCAAGATGGAGCGGCTGTACCCACCACCCTATTATATGAACACAGGAAAGGGAACACAGCTCTTTGTCATTGGTGAGCAAAGCACCCTGACTATACTACATTATTCTCTGATCTATGGTTTAGTAAGCTGCTATTTTGTTGAAACAAGAGTCAGTGTTAAAATCAGTTTCCAACTTTGAGAACCATTATTTGCTCTTCTCTCTTTAAGAACCACTTGTAGAGCTAAGGCAGACATGATGCATTCAATGATCGGTGCATACTTGGGCTGTAAGAGCAATGCCCCATATTGTACGTGTGTGTGTAGATGGATGTATGCATATAAGTACATAACCAGAGAAGGCCACTCATGCAGTCATTACCCAGGTCAAACTCCCACTAAGGTCAATTGGATTTTTGAGAGGGTATGGATTGGAGGATTTAGCCCTGAGTTCTGTTACGGAGGGGTGCAGTGCCCAAAAAGGTTAATGAATTGTGACAGCTTCCTTCCCAATGTCACGTTTAATCTGATGTATTTCAGATCCAGAGCCCTGCCCAGACACTGACCTGTATCTCTGGATATTAGGAGCAGCTGCTTCAGGATTGTTTATTTACAGTATCCTCATCACAGCCTGTGTCTTGAGCAAAGCGGTAAGTGCCATAGCTGGAGCATCATACAGTTTACACTTAATTGCATAAATATGGCAGAATGAAAGATCAGATCATAGAAAAAAAATGATAAGGACAGAGTCACTGGAATACTCTGGCTCCTGTTTGTTGTTCCAGTGCTGAAAAGCAGCCACAGACCTTGCTTTTAAGGcagtttatggctgctttgtaTTGCTAGAGTGGCAGAAAGCAGTCAGATCATACTGGTGAATCTGACCCTTGGTTAGTTTCTGCACTAACCTGACTGCTCTGGAATCCTGAGCAGCGGGCACCAACCATTACTGGGATCTAAGACAATATCAGTCTTTGTACGTACTCCGTTCCACATCACTGACTCAGCCACTGTCTGGGGCCTGGCACTCTGTCCTCATTCACCtctgtgcaaagtgaatgtaaaaggTGACCAGGGGTGAGAGTAGAGAACTTTGACCTGGCAGTATGTTACACCTACTTTCCCCAGGTGTAAATGGCACAAATTGAAGGCAATGGCGGGACAGAGCCCTGGCCTTCCCTGTCTCTCAGCTGGTGAGAAGGGCGTGTGTATACTGTCAGTTAGAAATGGACCAGAACCCAAACCTCAGATCCAAACACCCAGAACTACTGGGCACTCAGATCCAGATCCATCCTTTTCAACTAGTTTCTGGCTTTTTGAGCCCCATCAAACTCCTAGATCCGAACACCTACAATTTTGGTACAGAACTGAACTTTGCAGCTTGAACACCTCTTTAGTGCTAATTCAGGGAAGGTTTGGCTACCGTTACCTAATGCTCCTCTATGTTGGCTGCTCTTCCCTCCACTGACAAGTGCAGAATTATCTCACCCTACCAGAGAGACAGAGTTAAGGGAAGGTGGCTAGAAcagattccccttccccccccccccccgcaccccgacAGTGTGGGCACGCCAACAAATTTTGCTTATCACTATTCTTCAGAACACAACAGTCACTGATTAAGAGTCTGTCTTCGTTGTCAAGTCTGACATTGGATTTATCTTATTTTCTTCACATATTTTATAGATACGGAAGAGGAAATATCTCACTACTGGGCTCTATGTGAAAATGActtcagaggaagaggagaagaaagttAAGCCATATCACATCGTCATTCGCTGAAGCACAAGAAAACAGCACAGAGCAATTTTCTAGCTGTGATGGAGATTCTACTTGTTTGGCTttctaatataaacaaataaaataagattTCCTAATATAAAaggtggagggggagaaaagaacaTACCCTACAATTTCTACAGAATGTCTACAGTTTGGAATAGAATAGATTAATGAGAAGGTTATGCATTAATATTTCAAGGATACGCCTGTCACACAAATATGACTACCTTTTGGCTGTTGATTCTGAGAGTTATATTGTACCATCAGGTAGCCTATATGTAGCATTAAGAGCTATTACTGTTGCACTCAAATGTCTTGCCGTCAAACTTCAGCATATGTGTTGACCAATTGAAATCAAACACTATTAAGGCAGAGGCTTGTGTGTCATTGCAAAGTTAAACATAGGTATTTGTGAGCCTGAGATACATTTAGGTATAAAGGAGTGTTGATGTGTTTCCATGTAGCGCTGTGCATTTGGTGCCATTTCTTGCGTCAGCGCTTAGCATTCCCATGGAAGCGCCAGCTGAGGCTGGTGAGGACACTGCTGCTGGGAAGGGCTGATCTCAGCAACTTTTCTGCCATTGTCACAGCAATGCTGTGCAGGAGTGACCACGGATGGCATTTGAGCTGCTCAAG
This window contains:
- the CTLA4 gene encoding cytotoxic T-lymphocyte protein 4, whose amino-acid sequence is MLTLLTTIGFLSTATGITKAIEVTQPAVVLANRQGVANLVCEYKHTGNAEEIRVTLLKQTGKEYTEICASTYTTEYEMFIVEKIIQCHVIPSQNNVTLTLMGLHATDAGLYICKMERLYPPPYYMNTGKGTQLFVIDPEPCPDTDLYLWILGAAASGLFIYSILITACVLSKAIRKRKYLTTGLYVKMTSEEEEKKVKPYHIVIR